In a single window of the Salmo trutta chromosome 21, fSalTru1.1, whole genome shotgun sequence genome:
- the LOC115156831 gene encoding alpha-tocopherol transfer protein has protein sequence MSYSSDMSVKENYYEGDLNSLPDDSNVVQRYLLQLRQRAQKDIIDPQDRLNWSDSFLIKFLRARDFDVELSLKLLINYQRWRRECPEINANLHPSSVLGLLQNNYHGVLRDRDLSGSRVLIYRIGQWNPKDFTAYEVFRVSLITSELIVQETETQRNGLKAIFDMQGWCFAHALQINSSLAKMMSSVLTDSFPLKVRGIHLINEPIFFRPVFAMIRPFLTDKIKQRIHMHGSNFKETLSGFFSKDILPQEYGGSGPSMEEVCQEWTSHILQSEERLTQLSICPAGDEVTPDPETEPDPDSLQLLTPNGLHIPECISMTNQQPHNL, from the exons ATGTCATACAGTTCCGACATGTCTGTAAAGGAGAATTATTACGAAGGAGACCTGAATAGTTTACCCGACGACTCCAATGTTGTCCAACGTTATTTATTACAACTGAGACAGAGGGCACAGAAAGACATCATCGACCCGCAGGACAGGTTGAATTGGTCGGACAGTTTTCTAATAAAGTTTCTGAGAGCGAGAGACTTTGATGTTGAGCTGTCACTGAAG CTACTAATTAATTACCAGCGTTGGAGGAGAGAGTGCCCAGAGATCAATGCCAACCTGCACCCGTCCTCTGTCCTGGGACTCCTCCAGAATAACTACCATGGAGTGCTGAGGGACCGGGACCTCAGCGGCAGCAGAGTGCTCATCTATAGGATAG GTCAGTGGAACCCTAAAGACTTCACAGCTTACGAGGTGTTCCGTGTCAGTCTGATCACATCTGAGCTGATCGTCCAGGAGACAGAGACCCAGAGGAATGGACTGAAGGCCATCTTCGACATGCAGGGATGGTGCTTCGCTCACGCCCTCCAGATCAACTCCTCCCTGGCAAAGATGATGTCCTCTGTGCTCACG GACTCGTTTCCTCTGAAGGTGCGAGGGATCCATCTGATCAATGAGCCCATATTCTTCAGACCCGTCTTCGCCATGATCCGTCCATTCCTGACTGATAAGATCAAACAGCGG ATCCACATGCACGGCAGTAACTTCAAAGAGACTCTGAGTGGCTTCTTCTCCAAAGACATCCTCCCCCAGGAGTACGGGGGCAGCGGCCCCTCCATGGAGGAGGTGTGTCAGGAGTGGACCTCCCACATCCTGCAGTCTGAGGAACGCCTCACCCAGCTCTCCATCTGCCCTGCAGGAGATGAGGTCACCCCAGACCCAGAGACAGAACCTGACCCTGACAGCCTACAGCTCCTGACTCCAAATGGACTACACATCCCAGAGTGCATCTCAATGACCaaccaacaaccacacaacttgTAG